A region of Dysgonomonadaceae bacterium PH5-43 DNA encodes the following proteins:
- a CDS encoding AraC-like DNA-binding protein (product_source=COG2207; cath_funfam=1.10.10.60; cog=COG2207; ko=KO:K20968; pfam=PF12833; smart=SM00342; superfamily=46689,51215): protein MGTGKETYVTFNYSDIIYSYYFSDDCMCSKMVLDHFLVYVYSGEYILEEGKKKTIVRPGECAFLRRDNRVEMKKQPKNGEPFMGIFICYKRDFLRQVFQKFEKDKLPTEISKHKQSVIKLPETPDIKGLFLSITPYFDSSVKPSDDIMCLKMMEGLHALLRIDERFYPTLFDFAEPWKIDILEFLNKNYMYDLSMEEMASFTGRSLSTFKRDFKKISDLSPEKWLIQRRLEAAYDKLQETGKSVSDVYLEVGFKNFSHFSTAFKKQFGITPGNIKTKTA, encoded by the coding sequence ATGGGAACAGGAAAAGAAACATACGTTACATTCAACTATTCCGACATAATCTATAGCTACTACTTCAGCGACGATTGTATGTGCTCAAAGATGGTGCTCGATCATTTTTTGGTTTATGTTTATTCTGGCGAATACATACTGGAAGAAGGGAAAAAGAAAACAATAGTACGACCCGGAGAATGTGCTTTCTTGCGTAGAGATAATCGTGTAGAGATGAAAAAGCAACCAAAAAACGGAGAACCTTTTATGGGTATCTTCATCTGTTACAAGCGAGATTTTCTTCGTCAAGTTTTTCAGAAGTTCGAGAAAGATAAACTACCTACTGAAATCAGCAAACACAAGCAGAGCGTTATTAAACTACCCGAAACGCCAGACATTAAAGGTCTGTTCTTATCCATTACTCCATACTTTGATTCGTCGGTAAAACCCTCTGACGATATTATGTGTTTGAAGATGATGGAAGGTCTCCACGCCTTATTACGGATTGACGAACGCTTCTACCCTACCCTTTTTGATTTTGCAGAGCCTTGGAAAATAGATATTCTTGAGTTTCTGAATAAGAATTATATGTACGACCTTTCGATGGAAGAGATGGCATCTTTCACTGGGCGAAGTCTTTCTACTTTTAAGCGAGATTTTAAGAAGATAAGCGACCTATCTCCCGAAAAGTGGTTGATTCAAAGACGTCTTGAAGCTGCTTACGACAAACTTCAAGAGACGGGGAAGTCTGTTTCTGATGTATATCTTGAGGTTGGTTTTAAAAACTTTTCTCATTTTAGTACTGCTTTCAAAAAACAATTCGGCATCACCCCAGGCAATATAAAAACAAAAACGGCTTAA
- a CDS encoding fermentation-respiration switch protein FrsA (DUF1100 family) (product_source=COG1073; cath_funfam=3.40.50.1820; cog=COG1073; ko=KO:K06889; pfam=PF02129; superfamily=53474): MVEIKPDIIHWHGATPDCEFIHIGVTTQADKGAAIWYEAVSDEEYNSYNMNNTEKQEHYTFKLSEKVTRQKVNFTNRYGITLTGDLYVPKNSEGKTLPAIAISGPFGAVKEQSSGLYANQMAERGFITLAFDPSYTGESGGEPRYVASPDINTEDFCAAVDFLSTHSNIDPEHVGLIGICGWGGLAINAAAMDTRIKATATSTMYDMSRVNANGYYDAMNADDRYELRKKLNEQRTADYKNGMYALAGGVIDPLPDDAPWFVKDYHNYYKTERGYHERSLNSNRGWNVTSALSFMNMPQLAYSAEIRSAILMMHGEKAHSRYFSEDAFKKLKGDNKELLIIPDAVHTDLYDRIDIIPFDKLESFFQLNLK; encoded by the coding sequence GTGGTAGAAATAAAACCTGATATTATTCACTGGCACGGTGCTACTCCCGACTGCGAATTTATCCATATAGGTGTTACTACTCAGGCTGATAAAGGTGCTGCAATTTGGTATGAAGCTGTTTCTGATGAAGAATATAATAGTTACAATATGAACAACACAGAAAAACAAGAACATTACACTTTTAAACTAAGTGAGAAAGTTACACGCCAGAAAGTAAACTTCACAAACCGTTATGGTATAACATTAACTGGCGATTTATACGTTCCGAAAAACTCAGAGGGTAAAACCCTGCCTGCTATAGCCATTAGCGGTCCTTTCGGTGCTGTAAAAGAACAATCGTCGGGGCTTTACGCCAACCAGATGGCAGAACGTGGATTTATAACGCTTGCTTTCGATCCTTCTTATACGGGAGAGAGTGGCGGCGAGCCTCGATATGTGGCTTCTCCTGATATTAATACTGAAGACTTTTGCGCTGCGGTTGATTTCCTTTCTACCCACAGCAACATAGACCCTGAACATGTCGGACTTATAGGTATTTGCGGCTGGGGCGGATTGGCTATTAATGCTGCTGCTATGGATACTCGCATCAAGGCAACTGCTACTTCAACTATGTATGATATGAGTCGAGTAAATGCCAACGGATATTATGACGCTATGAATGCAGACGACCGTTATGAGCTTCGTAAGAAACTTAATGAGCAACGCACTGCAGATTACAAGAATGGTATGTATGCTCTTGCTGGAGGTGTAATTGATCCTCTACCCGACGATGCGCCTTGGTTTGTGAAGGATTATCACAACTACTACAAAACCGAGCGTGGCTACCACGAGCGTTCGCTTAACTCTAATAGAGGTTGGAATGTAACATCGGCTCTTTCGTTTATGAATATGCCTCAACTTGCTTATAGCGCTGAAATTAGGAGTGCCATACTTATGATGCACGGCGAAAAAGCTCACTCTCGTTATTTTAGCGAAGATGCTTTCAAAAAACTTAAAGGAGATAACAAAGAGTTGTTAATAATTCCTGATGCTGTTCATACCGACCTATACGACCGCATCGACATTATTCCCTTCGACAAATTAGAGTCTTTCTTTCAGCTAAACTTAAAATAA